The proteins below come from a single Aptenodytes patagonicus chromosome 2, bAptPat1.pri.cur, whole genome shotgun sequence genomic window:
- the TMEM158 gene encoding transmembrane protein 158: protein MLPLLLPALLAACLPPCQGWSPSAAASGQEEQEQELFLPPVNSSRSLASLEMDLDGAASKEEGSTASPGTPAGPSQEPFPSAPTSSGQQQQQQQRPQPQGQPQPAEDPHCNISVQRQMLSSLLVRWSRPLGIQCDLLLFSTNSHGRAFFSAAFHRVGPPLLIEHLGLAAGGAQQDLRLCVGCSWVRGRRVGRLRGAAPQAAAAAAAAASSSLSYPPAAEPGQYWLQGEPLNFCCLDFSLEELKGEPGWRMNRKPIESTLVACFMTLVIIVWSVAALIWPVPIIAGFLPNGMEQRRSAAAAAGTAAAAK, encoded by the coding sequence ATGCTGCCGCTGCTCCTCCCGGCACTGCTGGCCGCCTGCCTGCCgccctgccagggctggagccccTCGGCGGCTGCCagcgggcaggaggagcaggagcaagagCTCTTCTTGCCCCCTGTCAACTCCTCCCGCTCCTTGGCCAGCCTCGAGATGGACCTCGACGGGGCAGCAAGCAAGGAGGAAGGCAGCACCGCTAGCCCGGGCACGCCGGCTGGCCCTAGCCAAGAGCCTTTCCCTTCCGCTCCCACCTCctccgggcagcagcagcagcaacagcagcgtCCCCAGCCGCAGGGGCAGCCGCAGCCCGCCGAGGACCCGCACTGCAATATCAGCGTGCAGCGGCAGATGCTGAGCTCGCTGCTGGTGCGCTGGAGCCGCCCGCTGGGCATCCAGTGCGACCTCCTGCTCTTCTCCACCAACAGCCACGGGCGGGCCTTCTTCTCCGCCGCCTTCCACCGCGTGGGGCCGCCGCTGCTCATCGAGCACCTGGGGCTGGCGGCCGGCGGCGCCCAGCAGGACTTGCGCCTCTGCGTGGGCTGCAGCTGGGTGCGGGGCAGGCGGGTCGGGCGCCTGCGGGGCGCCGCGCCCCaggccgccgctgctgccgccgccgctgcctcctcctcgctCTCCTACCCGCCGGCGGCGGAGCCCGGCCAGTACTGGCTCCAAGGGGAGCCGCTGAATTTCTGCTGCCTGGATTTCAGCCTGGAGGAGCTGAagggggagccgggctggcgGATGAACCGCAAGCCCATCGAGTCTACCCTGGTGGCTTGTTTCATGACTCTGGTCATCATCGTGTGGAGCGTGGCCGCCCTCATCTGGCCGGTGCCCATCATCGCCGGCTTCCTGCCCAACGGCATGGAGCAGcgccgcagcgccgccgccgccgccggcaccgccgccgccgccaagtAG